From the Brassica napus cultivar Da-Ae chromosome A8, Da-Ae, whole genome shotgun sequence genome, one window contains:
- the LOC125577287 gene encoding acyl-CoA-binding protein-like codes for MGLKEDFEEHADNVKKLTTSPSNEDLLILYGLYKQATVWPVTTSRPGMFSMKERAKWDAWKAVEGKSTDEAMSDYITKVKQLLEAEAAAAST; via the exons ATGGGTTTGAAG GAGGACTTCGAGGAGCATGCTGATAATGTCAAGAAGCTCACAACGAGCCCCTCAAACGAGGACTTGCTCATCCTCTACGGACTCTACAAGCAAGCCACCGTCTGGCCTGTCACCACCA GTCGTCCTGGAATGTTCAGCATGAAGGAAAGAGCCAAGTGGGATGCTTGGAAGGCTGTTGAAG GGAAATCGACTGACGAAGCCATGAGTGACTACATCACTAAGGTGAAGCAACTCCTTGAAGCAGAGGCTGCCGCGGCTTCAACTTGA
- the LOC106399341 gene encoding LOW QUALITY PROTEIN: formin-like protein 14 (The sequence of the model RefSeq protein was modified relative to this genomic sequence to represent the inferred CDS: substituted 1 base at 1 genomic stop codon), which produces MLFIVYRIYTGDKEMLGKCEQFFLELMKVPRIEAKLRVFGFKITFASQAEDLKSCLNTINAATKEVKESAKLRQIMQTILTLGNALNQGTARGSAVGFKLDSLLKLSDTRARNNKMTLMHYLCKLVGEKMPELLDFANDLVHLEAAXGTLFIHIELKTLAEEMQAADKGLKKVVQELVASENDGAISLGFRKVLKEFLDIAEAEVRLLASLHKESGGNADSLCQYFGEDMVKLLCDKCNSLISIVIICSDQDSDSFHENVHQISRGE; this is translated from the exons ATGCTGTTTATTGTCTACAGAATTTATACTGGTGACAAAGAAATGCTTGGAAAGTGTGAACAG TTTTTCTTGGAACTAATGAAGGTTCCACGTATAGAAGCAAAGTTACGAGTGTTTGGCTTCAAGATTACCTTTGCTTCTCAG GCGGAAGACTTAAAAAGCTGCCTTAATACAATAAACGCTGCTACTAAAGAG GTGAAGGAGTCAGCTAAGTTGCGTCAGATTATGCAAACAATTTTAACACTGGGAAATGCTCTAAATCAGGGAACTGCAAGAG GGTCTGCTGTGGGTTTCAAACTGGACAGTCTTCTTAAATTATCCGACACTCGTGCAAGAAATAACAAAATGACTTTGATGCATTACTTATGCAAG CTTGTTGGTGAAAAAATGCCAGAGTTGCTGGATTTTGCTAATGACCTTGTTCACTTGGAAGCTGCCTAAGGTACCCTTTTTATTCAT ATTGAATTGAAAACATTGGCTGAAGAAATGCAGGCGGCTGATAAAGGCCTTAAAAAGGTTGTGCAAGAACTCGTAGCTTCAGAAAACGATGGTGCAATTTCTCTGGGTTTCCGGAAG GTGTTGAAGGAGTTTCTTGATATCGCTGAAGCAGAAGTGAGGTTGCTTGCTTCCTTACATAAAGAATCT GGAGGAAATGCAGATTCCTTGTGCCAGTACTTCGGTGAGGATATGGTAAAGCTATTATGTGATAAATGCAACTCACTCATCTCCATTGTGATTATCTGCAGTGACCAAGATTCTGATTCTTTTCATGAAAACGTTCATCAAATCTCGAGAGGAGAATGA